From the genome of Streptococcus lutetiensis, one region includes:
- the parE gene encoding DNA topoisomerase IV subunit B, with product MAKKEININNYNDDAIQVLEGLDAVRKRPGMYIGSTDATGLHHLVWEIVDNAVDEALSGFGTQIDVILNQDGSVTVKDQGRGMPTGKHAMGIPTVEVIFTVLHAGGKFGQGGYKTSGGLHGVGSSVVNALSRWLEVEITRDGVVYKQRFENGGKPVTTLKKIGTASKSKSGTMVTFMPDDTIFSTTDFKFNTIAERLKESAFLLKNVTLTLTDNRPEEAEHLEFHYENGVQDFVEYLNEDKETLTPVIWVTGEDQGFQVEVALQYNDGFSDNILSFVNNVRTKDGGTHETGLKSAITKAMNDYARKSGLLKEKDKNLEGSDYREGLSAVLSILVPEEHLQFEGQTKDKLGSPLARPIVDSIVSEKLTFFLLENGEVASNLVRKAIKARDAREAARKARDESRNGKKNKKDKGLLSGKLTPAQSKNPKKNELYLVEGDSAGGSAKQGRDRKFQAILPLRGKVLNTAKAKMSDIVKNEEINTMIYTIGAGVGADFKVENSNYDKIIIMTDADTDGAHIQTLLLTFFYRYMRPLVETGHVYIALPPLYKMSKGKGKKEQVEYAWTDGELEELRQKFGKGAQLQRYKGLGEMNADQLWETTMNPETRTLIRVTIDDLARAERRVNVLMGDKVEPRRKWIEDNVKFTLEENTVF from the coding sequence TTGGCTAAAAAAGAAATTAATATAAATAATTATAATGACGATGCCATTCAAGTGTTAGAGGGGCTAGATGCCGTACGTAAACGCCCCGGAATGTACATCGGTTCAACAGATGCGACAGGACTACATCATTTAGTTTGGGAGATTGTTGACAATGCCGTCGATGAAGCTCTTTCTGGCTTTGGTACTCAGATTGATGTTATTCTTAATCAAGATGGTAGTGTGACCGTAAAAGACCAAGGACGTGGGATGCCAACTGGTAAGCACGCTATGGGGATTCCAACTGTAGAAGTTATCTTCACTGTGCTTCATGCAGGTGGTAAATTCGGTCAAGGTGGTTATAAAACATCTGGTGGGCTTCACGGTGTGGGGTCTTCAGTTGTTAATGCCCTCTCAAGATGGCTTGAAGTCGAAATTACTCGTGATGGTGTGGTTTACAAACAACGTTTTGAAAATGGTGGTAAACCCGTGACAACCCTTAAAAAGATTGGAACAGCATCAAAATCTAAGTCAGGTACTATGGTAACATTCATGCCTGATGATACGATTTTCTCAACGACTGACTTTAAATTTAACACCATTGCTGAGCGCTTAAAAGAATCTGCCTTTTTGCTTAAGAATGTTACATTGACGTTGACGGATAATCGTCCAGAAGAAGCAGAACATCTGGAATTCCATTATGAAAATGGAGTTCAGGACTTTGTTGAATACCTTAACGAAGACAAAGAAACATTAACACCTGTGATTTGGGTGACTGGTGAAGACCAAGGTTTCCAAGTTGAAGTTGCACTTCAATACAATGACGGATTCTCAGATAATATCCTTTCTTTTGTTAACAATGTTCGTACTAAAGATGGTGGAACACACGAGACAGGATTGAAATCTGCCATTACTAAGGCGATGAATGACTACGCTCGCAAGTCAGGCCTTTTGAAAGAAAAAGATAAGAACCTTGAAGGGTCAGATTACCGTGAAGGGCTATCTGCAGTGCTTTCAATCTTGGTTCCAGAAGAACACTTGCAATTCGAAGGACAAACTAAAGATAAACTCGGTAGTCCTCTAGCACGTCCGATTGTAGACAGTATTGTCTCTGAAAAACTCACTTTCTTCCTTTTGGAAAATGGTGAAGTGGCGTCTAACCTTGTTCGTAAGGCGATTAAAGCGCGTGATGCCAGAGAAGCAGCTCGTAAAGCGCGTGACGAATCTCGTAATGGTAAGAAGAACAAGAAAGACAAAGGACTCCTTTCTGGTAAATTGACACCAGCACAGTCTAAGAATCCTAAGAAAAATGAGCTTTATCTGGTCGAAGGGGATTCTGCCGGCGGTTCAGCTAAACAAGGACGTGACCGTAAATTCCAAGCTATTTTGCCATTGCGTGGTAAAGTCTTAAATACAGCAAAAGCTAAGATGTCTGACATTGTGAAAAACGAAGAAATCAATACCATGATTTACACAATTGGTGCAGGCGTCGGTGCAGATTTTAAAGTTGAAAATTCAAACTACGATAAGATTATTATCATGACCGATGCGGATACCGATGGTGCTCACATTCAGACATTGTTACTAACTTTCTTTTACCGTTACATGCGTCCGCTTGTGGAAACAGGTCATGTCTATATCGCTTTGCCACCTTTGTATAAAATGTCTAAAGGTAAAGGCAAGAAAGAGCAAGTTGAGTACGCTTGGACAGATGGTGAGTTAGAAGAATTACGTCAAAAATTTGGTAAAGGAGCTCAACTCCAACGTTACAAAGGTCTTGGTGAGATGAACGCTGACCAATTGTGGGAAACAACCATGAACCCTGAAACACGTACGCTTATTCGTGTGACTATTGATGATTTGGCGCGTGCCGAACGCCGTGTCAATGTCCTTATGGGTGACAAAGTTGAACCACGCCGCAAATGGATTGAAGACAATGTTAAATTCACCTTGGAAGAAAATACAGTGTTTTAA
- a CDS encoding uracil-DNA glycosylase, producing MQHSTWHELIKKELPEYYFGQINQFMDLVYQQELVYPPREKVFNAIQTTALENVKVVIIGQDPYHGPNQAQGLSFSVPEDIPAPPSLQNILKELADDLGQRDHHDLTPWAQQGVLLLNACLTVPAGRANGHAGQIWEPFTDAIIKVVNQKETPVVFILWGGFARKKKVLITNPIHHVIESAHPSPLSAYRGFFGSHPFSKANAYLTEDGLEPIDWLK from the coding sequence TTAATTAAAAAGGAATTACCAGAGTATTATTTTGGGCAAATCAATCAGTTTATGGACTTGGTCTATCAACAAGAATTGGTTTACCCACCACGTGAAAAAGTCTTTAACGCGATTCAGACAACAGCACTAGAAAATGTAAAAGTTGTCATCATTGGTCAGGATCCTTACCATGGTCCGAATCAAGCACAAGGCTTGTCATTTTCAGTGCCAGAAGACATTCCAGCTCCGCCATCTTTGCAAAATATTTTGAAAGAATTGGCAGATGATTTGGGGCAACGTGATCACCACGATTTAACACCATGGGCACAGCAAGGAGTGCTTCTTTTAAATGCTTGCTTGACAGTTCCAGCTGGTCGTGCAAATGGTCATGCGGGGCAAATCTGGGAACCTTTCACAGATGCGATTATCAAGGTGGTTAATCAAAAAGAAACACCTGTTGTCTTTATCCTGTGGGGTGGCTTTGCACGTAAGAAAAAAGTTCTCATTACCAATCCTATCCATCATGTCATTGAAAGTGCGCACCCAAGTCCACTCTCGGCTTATCGAGGATTTTTTGGCAGCCACCCTTTCTCAAAAGCTAACGCATATTTGACAGAGGATGGCCTTGAACCAATTGATTGGTTGAAATAA
- the plsY gene encoding glycerol-3-phosphate 1-O-acyltransferase PlsY produces MKILVMIVIAYLLGSIPTGLWIGKFFYHVNLREHGSGNTGTTNTFRVLGVKAGIVTFVIDMLKGTLAALLPLIFSVNGVSPVLIGLFAIIGHTFPLFAQFKGGKAVATSAGVLLGYAPLFLLFLALIFVITLYLYSMISLSSVVAASAAVVSVLVFPAFGFLLNHYDLLFTLLIIIIAGIIIVRHKDNITRIKNHEENLVPWGMNLSHQEQKRN; encoded by the coding sequence ATGAAAATTTTAGTTATGATTGTGATTGCATACTTGTTGGGGTCAATCCCAACTGGTCTATGGATTGGAAAATTCTTCTATCATGTCAACCTCAGAGAACATGGTAGCGGTAATACTGGGACAACCAATACTTTTCGAGTTTTAGGTGTCAAAGCAGGAATTGTAACATTTGTGATTGATATGCTAAAAGGAACCCTGGCAGCACTCCTTCCTCTTATCTTTAGCGTTAATGGTGTGTCACCTGTTCTTATTGGTTTATTTGCCATTATTGGTCATACCTTCCCGCTATTTGCACAGTTTAAAGGTGGTAAGGCAGTTGCGACAAGTGCTGGTGTTCTTCTTGGATACGCACCGCTATTTCTTCTTTTCCTTGCCCTTATCTTTGTCATCACCCTTTACCTCTATAGCATGATTTCATTGTCTAGTGTTGTTGCTGCAAGCGCTGCTGTGGTTAGTGTGCTTGTCTTTCCAGCATTTGGTTTCTTGCTTAATCACTATGATTTGCTCTTTACATTATTGATTATCATTATTGCAGGCATCATCATTGTACGACACAAAGACAATATTACTCGTATTAAAAATCATGAAGAAAACCTCGTTCCTTGGGGAATGAATTTAAGTCATCAAGAACAAAAAAGAAATTAG
- a CDS encoding dihydroorotase, translating into MLLIKNGRVVDPKSGFDQVADVLVDGKKVVKIADAIEEADAEVIDATGLVVAPGLVDIHVHFREPGQTHKEDIHTGALAAAAGGFTSVVMMANTNPTISDVETLKEVLVSAAKENVHVYTNATVTKNFDGKTLTDFKALLENGALSFSDDGIPLQSTKVLKEALDLAKANNTFVAVHEEDPELNGILGFNEGIARDKFHFCGATGVAEYSMIARDVMIAYDRGAHLHIQHLSKAESVKVVEFAQQLGANVTAEAAPQHFSKTEDLLLIKGSAAKMNPPLRTEKDRLAVIEGLKSGVISVIATDHAPHHADEKNVEDITKSPSGMTGLETSLSLGLTNLVATGDLTLSELLAKMTINPSSMYDFDAGYLAENGPADIVIFADKEERVVSDHFASKASNSPFIGEKLQGVVKYTICDGNIVYKA; encoded by the coding sequence ATGTTACTTATTAAAAATGGTCGTGTTGTTGATCCGAAATCTGGTTTTGATCAGGTAGCGGATGTACTTGTTGATGGTAAAAAAGTTGTTAAAATTGCGGATGCAATTGAAGAAGCTGATGCTGAAGTGATTGACGCTACTGGTCTTGTTGTGGCACCAGGTTTGGTGGATATTCATGTACACTTCCGTGAACCAGGTCAAACGCATAAAGAAGACATTCACACAGGTGCATTAGCAGCGGCAGCTGGTGGCTTCACATCAGTTGTGATGATGGCAAATACCAACCCTACCATTTCTGACGTTGAGACTTTGAAAGAAGTTTTAGTAAGTGCAGCTAAGGAGAACGTTCACGTTTACACTAATGCAACCGTAACGAAAAACTTTGACGGCAAGACTTTGACTGATTTTAAGGCTTTGCTTGAAAATGGTGCTCTTAGCTTTTCTGATGATGGTATTCCGCTTCAAAGCACAAAAGTGTTAAAAGAAGCCTTGGATTTGGCTAAAGCAAACAACACATTTGTGGCTGTGCACGAAGAAGACCCAGAATTAAACGGCATCCTTGGATTTAACGAAGGTATCGCACGTGATAAATTCCATTTCTGCGGAGCAACAGGTGTGGCAGAATACAGCATGATTGCGCGTGATGTTATGATTGCCTATGACCGCGGAGCTCATTTGCATATCCAACACTTGTCAAAAGCTGAATCAGTGAAAGTGGTTGAATTTGCTCAACAATTGGGGGCAAACGTCACTGCAGAAGCAGCACCGCAACATTTCTCAAAAACAGAGGATTTGCTTTTGATCAAAGGTTCTGCAGCTAAGATGAACCCACCACTTCGTACAGAAAAGGATCGCTTAGCGGTTATTGAAGGCTTGAAATCTGGCGTCATTTCTGTGATTGCGACTGACCACGCGCCACACCACGCCGATGAAAAGAATGTTGAAGACATCACAAAATCCCCATCAGGCATGACAGGGCTTGAAACGTCGTTATCACTTGGTTTGACAAACTTGGTAGCGACAGGCGACTTGACGCTTTCAGAATTGCTTGCTAAGATGACCATCAATCCGTCATCTATGTATGATTTCGATGCAGGTTATTTGGCTGAAAATGGCCCAGCTGACATCGTGATTTTCGCTGACAAAGAAGAACGTGTTGTCTCTGACCATTTTGCTTCTAAAGCTTCAAATTCACCATTTATCGGTGAAAAACTCCAAGGTGTTGTCAAATACACTATCTGTGATGGTAACATTGTTTATAAAGCATAA